One Cedecea neteri DNA segment encodes these proteins:
- a CDS encoding MBL fold metallo-hydrolase: MNYHIIPVTAFAQNCSLIWCEETQQAALVDPGGDAARIKQEVAQKGVQISQILLTHGHLDHVGAAAELAAHYGVPVVGPEKEDEFWLQGLPQQSRMFGLDECQPLTPDRWLNEGECVSVGNVTLQVLHCPGHTPGHIVFFDAASRLLVSGDVIFKGGVGRSDFPRGDHAALINSIKRKLLPLGDDVTFIPGHGPMSTLGYERLHNPFLQDEQPVW; encoded by the coding sequence ATGAACTATCACATTATTCCGGTCACGGCTTTTGCCCAGAACTGTTCTCTTATTTGGTGCGAGGAAACGCAGCAGGCGGCGCTGGTGGATCCCGGCGGTGACGCGGCGCGCATTAAGCAAGAGGTGGCGCAGAAAGGCGTGCAGATTAGCCAAATCCTGCTGACGCATGGTCATCTCGATCACGTCGGCGCGGCGGCTGAGCTGGCGGCACATTATGGCGTGCCTGTTGTGGGACCGGAAAAAGAAGATGAGTTCTGGCTGCAGGGACTGCCGCAGCAAAGCCGAATGTTTGGCCTCGACGAGTGTCAGCCTTTGACGCCGGACCGCTGGCTAAATGAAGGGGAATGTGTCTCCGTAGGGAATGTAACTTTACAGGTGTTGCATTGTCCGGGGCATACGCCCGGCCATATCGTTTTCTTCGATGCGGCCTCTCGTTTGCTGGTCTCGGGAGATGTCATCTTTAAAGGCGGAGTGGGGCGCAGCGATTTCCCGCGTGGCGATCACGCGGCGTTGATTAATTCGATCAAACGTAAGCTGCTGCCGCTGGGGGATGATGTAACCTTTATCCCCGGTCATGGTCCAATGTCTACGCTGGGTTACGAGCGCCTGCATAATCCGTTTCTGCAGGACGAGCAGCCGGTCTGGTAA